One window of the Methylocystis parvus OBBP genome contains the following:
- a CDS encoding UDP-glucose dehydrogenase family protein produces the protein MNITMIGSGYVGLVSGACFADFGHEVICVDADASKIERLKRGEIPIYEPGLDELVANNVRQNRLSFTTDLGPAVKGADAVFIGVGTPSRRGDGHADLSYVYAAAKTIAEALGETFTVIVNKSTVPVGTGDEVERIIRETNPKADFAVVSNPEFLREGAAIEDFKRPDRVVIGVEDPRARDVMEEIYRPLSLNAPPLVFVGRRTSELTKYAANAFLATKITFINEIADLCEKVGADVQEVARGIGLDKRIGAKFLHAGPGYGGSCFPKDTLALIKTGQDEGASLRIVETVVAVNDARKRAMARKIIVALGGSVRGKKIALLGLAFKPNTDDMRDAPSLAIVASLAGDGAQVHAHDPESMEQARPLMPEATFHDDAYSAIEGADALAIVTEWDAFRALDLDRVKNLLKQPIIVDLRNVYRPADLRKRGFTYVSVGRA, from the coding sequence ATGAACATCACGATGATCGGCTCTGGCTATGTTGGCCTTGTATCTGGCGCGTGCTTTGCGGATTTTGGTCACGAGGTGATCTGCGTCGACGCCGACGCGTCCAAGATCGAGCGCCTGAAGCGCGGCGAGATTCCGATCTACGAGCCGGGCCTCGACGAGCTCGTCGCCAATAATGTCCGCCAGAACCGGCTGTCCTTCACCACCGATCTCGGACCCGCCGTGAAAGGCGCCGACGCCGTCTTCATCGGCGTCGGCACGCCCTCGCGGCGCGGCGACGGCCATGCCGATCTGTCCTATGTCTACGCCGCCGCGAAAACCATCGCCGAGGCCCTCGGCGAGACGTTCACCGTCATCGTCAACAAATCCACCGTGCCCGTCGGCACCGGCGACGAGGTCGAGCGCATCATTCGCGAGACGAACCCCAAGGCCGATTTCGCCGTCGTCTCAAATCCCGAATTCCTGCGCGAGGGCGCGGCGATCGAGGATTTCAAGCGTCCCGACCGCGTCGTCATCGGCGTCGAGGATCCGCGCGCCCGCGACGTGATGGAGGAGATCTACCGTCCGCTGTCGCTCAACGCCCCGCCGCTGGTCTTTGTCGGCCGCCGCACCTCCGAGCTCACCAAATACGCCGCCAACGCCTTCCTCGCGACCAAGATCACCTTCATCAACGAGATCGCCGATCTGTGCGAGAAAGTCGGCGCCGACGTGCAGGAGGTCGCGCGCGGCATCGGCCTCGACAAGCGCATCGGCGCCAAGTTCCTGCACGCCGGCCCGGGCTATGGCGGCTCCTGCTTCCCCAAGGATACGCTCGCGCTGATCAAGACCGGCCAGGACGAGGGCGCGAGCCTGCGCATCGTCGAGACGGTCGTGGCGGTGAACGACGCCCGCAAGCGGGCGATGGCGCGCAAGATCATCGTGGCGCTGGGCGGCTCGGTGCGCGGCAAGAAGATCGCGCTGCTCGGCCTCGCCTTCAAGCCGAACACCGACGACATGCGCGACGCCCCCTCGCTCGCCATCGTGGCGTCGCTCGCCGGCGACGGGGCGCAGGTGCACGCCCATGACCCGGAGAGCATGGAGCAGGCCCGGCCGCTCATGCCGGAAGCGACCTTCCACGACGACGCCTATTCGGCGATCGAGGGCGCCGACGCGCTCGCCATCGTGACGGAATGGGACGCCTTCCGCGCGCTCGATCTCGACCGCGTGAAGAACCTCCTCAAACAGCCCATCATCGTCGATCTGCGCAACGTCTACCGCCCCGCCGACCTGCGCAAGCGCGGCTTCACATATGTCAGCGTGGGGCGGGCTTGA